A single window of Ignavibacteriota bacterium DNA harbors:
- a CDS encoding SO_0444 family Cu/Zn efflux transporter, producing MFLEMSPYIILGLIFVALLNYFVSKDLISRQIGKNNFWSVLKASLFGIPLPLCSCGVVPTAVYMSKSGASKGATVSFLISTPQTGIDSIIATYGMLGPLFAIFRPFAALVMGIFGGLAVRLISDEDKESTAKPKFIGLTQFEAVRTVETQKVISTKEKIKKTLNYSFVEFLDDISVQFVAGVIIAGLIAYFIPNDYFAETGFNSGILGMLLMILIGAPMYVCATASIPIAMALLMKGFSPGVAFVFLAVGPATNAASITIISKSLGKKVTMLYLTAIAVLSIMMGYLLDFVYYLWGEGSIIHNHHSHEHSDMFFSDDMKLILGIVFFVMIIMSFYRKYFSKYFNNKRPEIIDDGIQKIMISGMTCNHCVSTVSSTALKIKGIDEINIRLDEGLAYVKGKFDMNEFEKEINDVGYKIVK from the coding sequence ATGTTTCTTGAAATGTCGCCATATATTATATTAGGATTGATTTTTGTAGCATTATTAAACTACTTTGTCAGTAAAGATTTAATTTCCAGGCAAATTGGAAAAAATAACTTTTGGTCGGTACTAAAAGCATCCTTATTTGGCATTCCACTCCCTTTGTGCTCGTGCGGAGTTGTGCCTACAGCAGTTTATATGTCCAAAAGTGGAGCTTCAAAAGGGGCTACTGTATCGTTCCTTATCTCCACACCACAAACCGGAATTGACTCTATTATTGCTACTTATGGTATGCTTGGACCACTTTTTGCAATATTCAGACCTTTCGCTGCTTTAGTTATGGGGATTTTCGGTGGCTTGGCTGTAAGATTGATTTCAGATGAGGATAAGGAAAGCACTGCAAAGCCGAAATTTATCGGATTGACTCAATTTGAAGCGGTCAGGACAGTTGAAACTCAAAAAGTGATTTCGACAAAAGAGAAAATAAAAAAAACACTTAATTATTCTTTCGTCGAGTTTCTTGATGATATATCGGTGCAATTTGTAGCAGGTGTAATTATTGCCGGATTGATTGCATATTTTATCCCAAATGATTATTTTGCCGAAACCGGATTCAATTCAGGTATTCTTGGAATGCTTCTGATGATACTAATCGGAGCGCCTATGTATGTCTGTGCAACAGCATCAATTCCAATTGCAATGGCACTTCTGATGAAAGGATTCAGCCCAGGTGTTGCATTTGTATTTCTCGCAGTCGGTCCTGCTACAAATGCTGCAAGCATTACAATAATATCAAAATCTCTCGGGAAAAAAGTAACTATGCTTTATCTGACAGCTATTGCAGTTCTGTCAATAATGATGGGATATTTACTTGATTTTGTATATTATTTGTGGGGTGAAGGCTCCATTATTCATAATCATCACAGCCACGAACACTCGGATATGTTTTTCTCTGATGATATGAAGCTCATATTAGGGATTGTATTTTTTGTGATGATTATAATGTCATTTTACAGAAAATATTTTTCCAAATATTTCAATAATAAGAGACCTGAAATTATTGATGATGGTATTCAAAAAATAATGATTTCGGGTATGACCTGTAACCACTGCGTTTCGACAGTTAGCAGTACAGCACTTAAAATAAAGGGGATTGATGAAATAAATATAAGGCTTGATGAAGGTCTGGCATACGTAAAAGGTAAGTTTGATATGAATGAATTTGAAAAAGAAATAAATGATGTAGGATATAAAATAGTTAAATAA
- a CDS encoding VOC family protein codes for MGTYTNQNATFCWLDLATTDPVGAKIFYSKVFGWETMDVPVGEDMVYTMLNLKGQPVAALSLMPKEQADMNMPPFWTSYIAVDDAAATCVKAERNAGKVVMPPMQVMDEGYMAILQDPEGAYVGIWQAMNMQGFAYYGETGSVCWFEEGCFNRENAIPFYEKTFGWSSTTSPMGKNLYTLFNLDEMMVAGMYEMTEEMKDIPAHWLPYFGVRDIDKALSVTEEMNGKVLMQKLFVEDVGYFAVIQDPQGGALGLLEMPV; via the coding sequence ATGGGCACTTATACAAATCAGAATGCCACTTTTTGTTGGCTCGATTTAGCAACCACCGATCCTGTCGGTGCAAAAATATTTTACAGCAAAGTTTTCGGATGGGAAACTATGGATGTTCCTGTCGGTGAAGACATGGTTTATACAATGCTCAATCTCAAAGGTCAGCCTGTTGCGGCATTGAGTCTTATGCCGAAAGAGCAGGCAGATATGAATATGCCTCCTTTCTGGACAAGCTACATCGCTGTTGATGATGCAGCTGCGACTTGCGTCAAAGCAGAACGAAATGCTGGCAAAGTTGTGATGCCGCCAATGCAAGTGATGGATGAAGGATACATGGCAATTCTTCAGGACCCTGAAGGTGCTTATGTAGGCATTTGGCAGGCAATGAATATGCAGGGATTTGCATACTATGGTGAAACAGGCTCAGTCTGCTGGTTCGAAGAGGGATGTTTTAATCGTGAAAATGCTATACCCTTTTATGAAAAGACTTTTGGGTGGTCGTCAACAACTTCACCTATGGGAAAGAATCTTTATACATTATTTAATTTAGATGAAATGATGGTTGCAGGAATGTACGAAATGACTGAAGAGATGAAGGATATTCCTGCTCACTGGCTTCCATATTTTGGAGTCAGAGACATTGATAAAGCGCTTTCAGTTACTGAGGAGATGAACGGTAAAGTCCTTATGCAAAAATTATTTGTTGAAGATGTCGGCTATTTTGCTGTAATCCAGGATCCACAAGGTGGTGCTCTTGGACTACTCGAAATGCCTGTATAA
- a CDS encoding tetratricopeptide repeat protein, translating to MRFVNIQAVFLLIAIFMISCGESADTYIRTAEVKMKVEKYDEAVQELEKAIELNEKSYIIWTLKGRAHFMNNNFQAALSDFDKAIELNPKAELAYYFRSLSRFYSGDINNAISDISKTIEINPSNDSAFVMRATYYSNIDSLTVAENDLKRALELNPVNTQAYFEMGAVYVVVSEYEKAIEYYEKVVKLDPNFAEAYINMGVCYSELGDYMASVQSYSKAIELQPNLGLAYYNRAFSKVELGDKIGACNDWSKAGELGITDAYTIINENCK from the coding sequence ATGAGATTTGTAAATATTCAGGCTGTTTTTTTATTAATTGCAATTTTTATGATTTCTTGTGGCGAATCAGCTGACACTTATATCCGTACGGCTGAGGTCAAAATGAAAGTTGAAAAGTACGATGAGGCAGTTCAGGAATTGGAAAAAGCAATAGAATTGAATGAAAAATCTTACATAATCTGGACATTAAAGGGCAGAGCTCATTTTATGAATAATAATTTTCAGGCGGCTCTAAGCGATTTTGACAAAGCAATTGAATTAAACCCAAAAGCTGAACTTGCTTATTATTTCAGGAGTTTATCAAGATTTTATTCAGGCGATATTAATAATGCAATTTCAGATATCAGCAAAACTATTGAAATTAATCCTTCAAACGACTCAGCTTTTGTTATGAGAGCTACTTATTATTCAAATATTGACAGTCTGACAGTAGCAGAAAATGATTTAAAGCGTGCTTTGGAGCTAAATCCCGTAAATACACAAGCATACTTTGAGATGGGTGCTGTATATGTGGTTGTTTCTGAGTATGAGAAAGCTATTGAATATTATGAAAAAGTTGTCAAATTAGACCCAAATTTTGCGGAAGCTTATATAAACATGGGTGTATGTTATTCTGAACTGGGTGATTACATGGCTTCTGTCCAAAGCTACTCTAAAGCAATCGAATTACAACCAAATTTGGGTTTGGCTTATTACAACAGAGCATTTTCTAAAGTCGAGCTTGGTGATAAAATCGGTGCATGCAATGATTGGTCGAAAGCAGGAGAACTTGGTATAACAGACGCTTACACAATAATAAACGAAAATTGTAAATAG
- a CDS encoding carbamate kinase, whose amino-acid sequence MFKTALIAVGGNSLIRAGERGTIEEQLHNANETAKSIALMIKNGWHVVVTHGNGPQAGAALLRSERASGEVYTHTLDMCVATTQSEIGYIMHRALEKQLKNLGVEKLVTTIPTMVAVDENDAAFQNPSKPIGPFYTKEIAEQKQKSLGWNVVEDASRGYRRVVASPDPMEVLQLEIIKKIIGLDAVVVALGGGGIPVIKTPEGDIIGSEAVIDKDRSSALLAYNLGVDAFIISTDADKVYLNFKKPNQIGLDKVTADELQKYYDDGHFPAGSMGPKVESVIRFIRNGGKHAIITSYEYLMDALEGKAGTHIVP is encoded by the coding sequence ATGTTCAAGACAGCTTTAATAGCAGTTGGTGGCAATTCTTTAATTCGTGCCGGTGAACGCGGCACGATTGAAGAGCAGCTACACAATGCAAATGAAACTGCCAAAAGCATAGCTCTTATGATTAAAAACGGCTGGCACGTTGTCGTTACTCACGGCAACGGTCCACAAGCCGGTGCTGCACTTTTGCGTTCTGAAAGGGCTTCGGGAGAGGTTTACACACATACTTTGGATATGTGTGTTGCCACAACCCAGAGTGAAATCGGTTATATTATGCACCGCGCTCTCGAAAAACAGTTAAAAAATCTCGGAGTGGAAAAGCTTGTTACTACAATTCCCACAATGGTGGCAGTTGACGAAAATGACGCTGCTTTTCAGAATCCGTCAAAACCGATTGGTCCATTTTATACCAAAGAAATCGCAGAGCAGAAGCAAAAGTCGCTGGGCTGGAATGTTGTTGAAGATGCTTCACGCGGATACCGCAGAGTAGTTGCATCCCCTGACCCAATGGAAGTTTTACAGCTTGAAATAATCAAGAAAATAATCGGATTGGATGCTGTTGTTGTTGCACTCGGCGGTGGTGGAATTCCGGTAATCAAGACTCCCGAAGGTGATATTATCGGCTCGGAAGCTGTGATTGATAAAGACCGTTCATCTGCACTTCTTGCTTATAACCTCGGAGTTGATGCTTTCATCATCAGTACAGATGCTGACAAAGTTTATCTGAATTTCAAAAAGCCAAATCAAATTGGTTTGGATAAAGTTACAGCAGATGAACTTCAAAAATATTACGATGATGGTCATTTTCCGGCAGGAAGTATGGGACCTAAAGTTGAATCAGTCATAAGATTTATCCGTAATGGTGGAAAGCATGCAATCATAACTTCTTATGAATACCTGATGGATGCTCTCGAAGGTAAAGCAGGAACACATATAGTTCCGTAG
- the alaS gene encoding alanine--tRNA ligase produces the protein MTSQEIRQSFLDFFKEKQHRIIPSAPVIPHGDPTLLFTNAGMNQFKDVFLGVGSRDYVRAADTQKCIRVSGKHNDLEEVGVDTYHHTFFEMLGNWSFGDYYKIEAIDFAWELLTKVWGLPVERLHATVYKTDDEAFEIWKNYLPESQIHRFAEKDNFWEMGETGPCGPCSEVHFDRTPDLSGGKLVNAGVPEVIEIWNLVFIQYNRKNSGELEPLSSTHVDTGMGFERICAVIQGKESNYDTDVFMPLINEIAKLSGKKYDGGLTDPDSIAMRVIADHVRTLSFAIADGALPGNEGRGYVLRRILRRGCRFARNLGFRQPVIYKLLPILENIMADVFPEIKEQMPTIERIIKGEEESFLQTLDRGIEIFEEKSNDTISSGYNIVSGADAFLLYDTYGFPYDLTELLAREKNLTIDKAGFDELMKQQKERSRASRKSAAEEVELPNVKFDCKFIGYSNIEAESEVLFVKDNLLVTAETPFYAESGGQISDTGTATLAGEVYNVLDMRKIGNTIFHICDRDIENLIGTIALLKVDSKRRKNIMRNHSATHLMHEALRELLGNHVQQAGSLVAPDYLRFDFNHFEKVKPEQIKEIENIVNSKILENINISIEEKELEKAREISKIKMFFGDKYGDTVRVVTMDPKFSMELCGGTHVSNTAEIALFKIISESSVAAGVRRIEAITGDAVNEYIHDLSDKILESEKAKEELNHRIKQLEKEISELKLADKSGELSNLIQTGILYNGIKIVCSIVDAENLDELRNLGDSLRNELGKSGIGLLAAEIEGKAQMVCVATDDIKDKYPAGKLIGIAAKELGGGGGGKPHLATAGGKDVDKLPNLIKIFPEMVKNYN, from the coding sequence ATGACATCGCAGGAAATTAGGCAGTCATTTCTTGATTTTTTTAAAGAAAAGCAACATAGAATTATACCAAGTGCTCCGGTAATTCCACACGGAGACCCGACTTTACTTTTTACTAATGCCGGAATGAATCAGTTTAAGGATGTTTTTTTAGGAGTCGGCAGCCGCGATTATGTACGTGCCGCGGATACCCAAAAGTGCATCAGAGTAAGCGGAAAGCATAATGATTTAGAAGAAGTGGGTGTGGATACATATCATCACACATTTTTTGAGATGCTTGGCAACTGGAGTTTTGGTGATTATTATAAAATTGAAGCAATAGATTTCGCATGGGAGCTGCTTACTAAGGTTTGGGGTTTGCCCGTTGAGCGTCTTCACGCAACTGTTTATAAAACTGATGATGAAGCCTTCGAAATCTGGAAGAATTATCTGCCTGAATCGCAAATTCACCGATTTGCAGAAAAGGATAATTTCTGGGAAATGGGGGAGACAGGTCCCTGTGGTCCGTGTAGTGAAGTTCATTTCGACAGAACACCGGATTTATCAGGAGGAAAACTTGTGAATGCAGGAGTACCGGAAGTAATTGAAATATGGAACCTTGTATTTATTCAATATAACAGAAAAAATTCAGGTGAACTTGAGCCTCTTTCATCTACTCATGTTGATACAGGAATGGGTTTTGAGAGAATTTGTGCAGTAATTCAGGGTAAAGAATCCAATTATGATACTGATGTTTTTATGCCTCTAATTAACGAAATTGCAAAATTAAGCGGCAAGAAGTATGATGGCGGACTTACTGACCCCGATTCAATTGCGATGCGTGTAATCGCTGACCATGTGCGTACTCTTTCATTTGCAATCGCTGATGGTGCACTTCCAGGAAATGAGGGACGCGGCTATGTTTTACGCAGAATATTAAGGCGAGGCTGCAGGTTTGCCCGCAATCTTGGATTTAGACAACCTGTGATTTACAAACTTCTGCCAATACTCGAAAATATTATGGCTGATGTGTTTCCTGAAATCAAGGAGCAGATGCCTACAATAGAGAGAATCATCAAAGGTGAAGAAGAGAGTTTTCTTCAGACCCTTGACCGAGGTATTGAGATTTTTGAAGAAAAATCAAATGATACAATATCTTCCGGATATAATATAGTATCAGGTGCCGATGCATTTTTACTTTATGATACTTATGGCTTTCCTTATGATCTGACAGAGCTTCTTGCAAGAGAGAAAAATCTGACAATTGACAAAGCCGGTTTTGATGAATTAATGAAGCAACAGAAAGAGCGTTCGAGAGCATCCAGAAAAAGTGCCGCTGAGGAAGTTGAGCTTCCGAATGTAAAATTTGATTGCAAGTTTATCGGATATTCAAATATAGAAGCTGAATCAGAGGTGCTATTTGTAAAAGACAATCTTCTTGTTACAGCCGAAACGCCTTTTTATGCTGAGTCTGGTGGACAGATTTCAGATACAGGAACTGCTACACTTGCCGGAGAAGTGTATAATGTTCTTGACATGCGTAAAATTGGTAACACTATTTTTCATATTTGTGATAGAGATATTGAAAATTTAATTGGCACAATAGCATTATTGAAAGTTGACAGCAAGCGTCGAAAAAACATTATGCGAAATCACTCAGCTACTCACCTAATGCACGAAGCGCTTCGAGAATTGCTGGGCAATCATGTTCAGCAGGCAGGCTCGCTTGTTGCACCGGATTATTTAAGGTTCGATTTTAATCATTTTGAAAAAGTAAAACCTGAACAAATTAAAGAAATTGAGAATATTGTCAATAGCAAAATTTTAGAAAATATTAATATTTCCATAGAGGAAAAAGAACTCGAAAAAGCTCGTGAAATCTCTAAAATCAAAATGTTTTTCGGTGATAAATATGGCGATACTGTCAGAGTAGTTACAATGGACCCGAAATTCTCAATGGAACTTTGTGGCGGTACACACGTATCTAATACTGCGGAGATAGCATTGTTTAAAATTATCTCAGAAAGTTCAGTTGCAGCGGGTGTGAGAAGAATTGAAGCTATAACCGGAGATGCTGTTAATGAGTATATTCATGATTTGAGTGATAAAATTCTTGAATCTGAGAAAGCAAAAGAAGAACTTAATCATAGAATCAAACAACTTGAGAAAGAGATTTCAGAGCTTAAGCTCGCAGATAAAAGCGGAGAACTGAGTAATTTAATTCAAACAGGAATTTTGTATAATGGTATAAAAATTGTATGTAGTATTGTGGACGCCGAAAATCTTGATGAACTGAGAAATTTAGGCGACAGCTTAAGAAATGAATTAGGAAAATCAGGCATTGGTCTTTTAGCTGCTGAAATAGAAGGAAAAGCACAAATGGTATGTGTGGCAACTGATGACATAAAAGATAAGTATCCTGCCGGAAAGTTAATTGGCATTGCTGCCAAAGAATTGGGCGGTGGCGGTGGCGGTAAGCCGCATCTTGCAACAGCCGGTGGAAAAGATGTCGATAAGCTTCCGAATTTGATAAAAATATTTCCTGAAATGGTAAAAAATTATAATTAA
- the argF gene encoding ornithine carbamoyltransferase, whose amino-acid sequence MKRDFLMVRDFTTEEIHETFEIARDMKKDRKKYSKALEGETMALIFEKPSLRTRTTFDVGIQQLGGYSLYLSPAEINLGKRESVYDVAKNLERMVQGIMIRTFGHDIVENMSKYAKIPIINGLTDYSHPCQAMADYLTILEVKGKLEGLKLTYVGDGNNVAHSLMDAGARLGVNVTISCPRGYEPNMMAYNQAVEDAKLTGAKIEVVHDPFEAVKGADAIYTDVWASMGQEAEAAERRRIFLPYQVNENLMAAAKDDAIFLHCLPAHRGDEVTDGVIDAPNSYVFPEAENRLHAQKAIMYKLLKQD is encoded by the coding sequence ATGAAAAGAGATTTTTTGATGGTTCGCGATTTCACAACTGAAGAAATCCACGAAACTTTTGAAATTGCACGCGATATGAAAAAAGATAGAAAAAAATATTCCAAAGCATTGGAAGGCGAAACTATGGCATTGATTTTTGAAAAACCATCGCTTCGTACCCGTACTACATTTGATGTAGGTATCCAGCAGCTTGGCGGATATTCACTCTATTTATCACCCGCTGAAATCAACCTTGGCAAGCGTGAATCAGTTTATGATGTTGCGAAGAATTTAGAAAGAATGGTTCAGGGTATTATGATTCGTACTTTCGGTCATGATATTGTTGAAAATATGTCAAAATATGCTAAAATTCCGATTATCAATGGTCTTACAGATTACTCACACCCATGCCAGGCAATGGCAGATTACCTTACAATACTTGAAGTAAAAGGCAAACTCGAAGGTTTGAAACTAACTTATGTTGGCGATGGCAATAATGTTGCTCATTCACTTATGGATGCAGGCGCCCGTCTTGGTGTTAATGTAACTATTTCATGCCCAAGAGGTTATGAGCCGAATATGATGGCTTATAATCAAGCGGTAGAAGATGCAAAACTTACCGGTGCAAAAATCGAAGTAGTTCATGACCCGTTTGAAGCAGTTAAGGGTGCAGATGCTATATATACTGACGTTTGGGCATCTATGGGACAGGAAGCTGAAGCTGCAGAAAGAAGAAGAATTTTCTTACCATATCAGGTAAATGAAAATCTTATGGCAGCAGCTAAAGACGATGCGATTTTCTTACACTGCTTGCCGGCTCACCGCGGCGATGAAGTAACAGATGGCGTGATTGATGCACCAAACTCTTATGTGTTCCCTGAAGCTGAAAACCGTCTTCATGCTCAAAAAGCAATTATGTACAAATTGTTGAAACAGGACTAA
- a CDS encoding Rid family detoxifying hydrolase produces the protein MELRSIFTESAPKPAGHYSQAIVHNGLIYIAGILPVHPKDGSIVKKDIKKSVIQVFDNLKAVLGEAGSDFSKMLKITVYISNIDDWGEINKIYAEIMGDSKPARTVIEVARLHHDVILEIDGIAAV, from the coding sequence ATGGAATTAAGATCAATATTTACAGAATCCGCACCCAAACCTGCTGGTCATTACTCACAGGCTATAGTACACAATGGATTGATTTATATAGCAGGAATTCTTCCTGTCCATCCAAAAGATGGAAGTATTGTTAAAAAAGATATAAAAAAATCTGTAATTCAGGTTTTTGATAATCTTAAAGCTGTTTTGGGTGAAGCAGGTTCTGATTTTAGTAAAATGCTAAAAATTACTGTATATATCAGTAATATTGATGATTGGGGCGAAATTAATAAGATTTATGCTGAAATAATGGGCGATTCTAAACCTGCAAGAACCGTAATTGAGGTTGCAAGACTACATCATGATGTAATACTGGAAATTGATGGAATAGCAGCTGTTTGA
- a CDS encoding DUF1579 family protein gives MINKIIIFFILIFTITLTASKDLKFDDYNDLRYAAKAIQTTHYHDILKAFSGNFRQIFFFTPDDAKSEKGTGSSINKIVLDERYLEINSFLVFGADTAKRKIIIGYDGVKEKYDLIQYSNIETYSIRANGKFVAEEKSLVFEGSYPYKEINPDDFKIILRYDDDNEFTFQHYEISNGNEIKILEIKNFKLAD, from the coding sequence TTGATAAACAAAATTATTATATTTTTTATTCTTATTTTTACAATTACTCTAACAGCTTCAAAAGATTTGAAGTTTGACGATTACAACGATTTGCGTTATGCAGCGAAAGCTATTCAGACTACTCATTATCACGATATTCTTAAAGCATTTTCGGGGAATTTCAGGCAGATTTTCTTTTTCACTCCCGATGATGCAAAATCTGAAAAAGGTACCGGCAGTTCAATTAATAAAATTGTACTTGATGAGCGTTATCTTGAAATAAATTCATTCCTTGTATTCGGTGCTGACACTGCAAAAAGAAAAATCATCATTGGTTATGACGGAGTTAAAGAGAAATATGACTTAATTCAATATTCTAATATTGAAACTTATTCTATTCGTGCAAACGGCAAATTTGTAGCCGAAGAAAAATCTCTTGTTTTCGAAGGTTCATATCCATATAAAGAAATTAATCCCGATGATTTCAAAATAATATTGAGATATGATGATGATAACGAATTTACATTTCAGCATTACGAAATAAGTAATGGAAATGAAATTAAAATATTAGAAATCAAGAATTTTAAACTAGCTGATTGA
- a CDS encoding GIY-YIG nuclease family protein, producing MKNYYVYIVECNDLSFYSGVTSNIEKRIAEHNFGVDIDSYTYFRRPVRIVFSQHFSNIDDALRAEKQIKGWSRKKKLALINGDFDLLKELSRCQNETSSYKRDITDLKEKLGS from the coding sequence ATGAAAAATTACTATGTCTATATTGTTGAATGCAATGATTTATCTTTTTATTCAGGTGTTACCAGTAATATTGAAAAAAGAATAGCAGAACATAACTTCGGAGTTGATATAGATTCTTATACTTATTTCAGAAGACCTGTTAGAATTGTATTTTCTCAACATTTTTCAAATATTGACGATGCTTTGAGAGCTGAAAAGCAAATAAAAGGTTGGTCAAGAAAGAAAAAACTTGCTTTAATTAATGGCGACTTTGATTTATTAAAAGAATTATCAAGATGTCAAAATGAAACTTCGAGCTACAAAAGAGATATTACTGATTTGAAAGAGAAATTAGGTAGTTAA
- a CDS encoding alpha/beta hydrolase, giving the protein MNNIILLHGAIGAAVQFEPIEQRLKSNFGVYKFDFSGHGSRSEFEGELSIEQFTEDLHNFISEESLFGADVFGYSMGGYVALNYASKYPENLSNIMTLATKFDWTPESAAIESKMLNPQKIIDKVPKFAEYLKSLHGECWTQLLEKTARMIINIGNNPLINKSKLAEICNHVRISVGDRDKMVSIVESYDAFRNLNKASFAVLPDTEHPIDKINFERLIYEIETFFQG; this is encoded by the coding sequence ATGAATAATATAATACTTTTACATGGTGCTATCGGCGCTGCTGTGCAATTCGAGCCAATTGAGCAAAGACTTAAATCCAATTTCGGTGTTTACAAATTTGATTTTTCCGGACATGGCAGCCGCTCGGAATTTGAAGGCGAATTAAGTATAGAGCAATTCACTGAGGATTTGCATAATTTCATATCAGAAGAATCATTATTTGGAGCTGATGTATTTGGATACAGCATGGGCGGATATGTTGCATTAAATTATGCTTCAAAATATCCTGAAAATCTTTCAAATATAATGACGCTTGCAACAAAATTCGATTGGACTCCTGAGTCTGCTGCTATTGAATCCAAAATGCTTAATCCCCAAAAAATCATTGATAAAGTGCCCAAATTTGCTGAATATTTAAAATCGCTTCATGGTGAGTGCTGGACTCAACTCCTTGAAAAAACTGCCCGAATGATTATTAATATTGGGAATAATCCTTTAATAAACAAATCAAAATTAGCTGAAATATGCAATCACGTGAGAATTTCAGTCGGTGACCGAGACAAAATGGTAAGTATAGTTGAAAGTTATGATGCATTTAGAAATTTAAACAAGGCAAGTTTCGCAGTACTTCCGGATACAGAACACCCAATTGATAAAATAAATTTTGAAAGACTTATTTATGAAATTGAAACATTTTTTCAAGGCTAA
- a CDS encoding AI-2E family transporter → MQDTTVKNILIFFAAVTMFYLLNLLSAIILPLVLAMLIAILVQPLINFLLKKGLPKWLILPTFSILSLAVLFVIGLIISNTIAQIVDEQNYLLSRLLLKLDNLLIWTNDTFNTKVDSTLLVSEIYKSFGEGGIPEALSGFASGLGSFFGSFLFFSLYYVMLLAGMANYEQYLSFVGGDQGVNLLKEYENIRHSIFSYMWIKVLISIFTGLLTFTICMAFSIKFAVFWGFLAFLLNFIPNIGSIIGTILPILMGIIQIDSITDIAILAILLIALQFIMGNIIEPIIMGNRLRINTLTVLFGLVFWGYIWGIPGMILSVPLLVIMKIILERSPGFSFFARLMGYPVKEKHT, encoded by the coding sequence ATGCAAGATACAACTGTTAAAAATATTTTGATTTTCTTTGCGGCTGTTACAATGTTTTATTTGTTGAATCTGCTGTCTGCTATTATATTGCCACTTGTACTTGCAATGTTGATTGCTATTTTAGTGCAGCCCTTGATAAATTTTCTTCTCAAAAAAGGGCTGCCTAAATGGCTGATACTTCCTACATTTTCAATACTTTCGCTTGCTGTATTATTCGTAATCGGATTGATAATCAGTAATACAATTGCCCAAATAGTTGATGAGCAGAATTATCTGCTTTCACGGCTACTTTTGAAATTAGATAATCTACTAATATGGACAAACGATACATTTAATACAAAAGTTGATTCCACATTGCTCGTAAGTGAAATTTATAAATCGTTTGGTGAAGGTGGAATTCCTGAAGCACTTTCCGGATTTGCAAGCGGACTTGGTTCATTCTTCGGGTCATTTCTTTTCTTCTCACTTTATTATGTAATGCTACTTGCCGGAATGGCAAATTATGAGCAGTATCTCAGCTTTGTTGGTGGTGATCAAGGTGTAAATTTACTAAAAGAATATGAGAATATTCGTCACTCAATATTTTCATATATGTGGATAAAAGTACTGATAAGCATATTTACAGGTTTATTGACTTTCACAATTTGTATGGCATTTAGTATTAAGTTTGCAGTATTTTGGGGCTTTTTAGCATTTTTATTGAATTTTATTCCAAATATTGGTTCTATTATAGGTACAATACTACCGATATTGATGGGCATTATACAGATTGATTCAATTACTGACATTGCTATTTTAGCTATTTTGCTTATCGCTTTGCAGTTTATAATGGGAAATATAATTGAACCTATCATTATGGGCAACAGATTGAGAATTAATACTTTAACTGTGCTTTTCGGTTTAGTATTCTGGGGTTATATCTGGGGTATACCCGGGATGATATTATCTGTTCCTTTGCTTGTTATAATGAAAATAATTCTTGAAAGATCGCCGGGGTTTAGTTTCTTTGCGAGATTAATGGGCTACCCTGTTAAGGAAAAACATACTTAA